The proteins below are encoded in one region of Corynebacterium sphenisci DSM 44792:
- a CDS encoding pyruvate dehydrogenase, producing the protein MGVLQFPNPPPENTVSRGGSTVNVAEQLVDTLARQGVRRIYGLVGDSLNPVVDAVRVHPDMEWVHVHHESSAAFAAGAESLLTGELAVCAGSCGPGNLHLLQGVYDAHRNGAKLLVIASHIPSGEIGSTFFQETHPQQLFAECSGYCEMVNSAAQGARVLHHAIQSTMAGEGASVLVLPGDIAEDKAVDAPDLASAIAPARPAVIPDEAAVADLAAAINDARTVTIFAGAGCADAHPELMELAGKLQAPVGHSLGGKESVQYDNPYDVGMSGLLGYGGCQQAMEEADLLLLIGTDFPYSSFLPTGNVAQIDARAAHLGRRTTVAHPVAGDAAETIRRLLPLVEPKDPAFLHKQLKHHARELEKVIEAYTSGVEKHTPIHPEYVARILDELADRDAIFTVDTGMNNVWAARYLTPNGRRRVLGSWRHGTMANALPHAIGAASATEGRQVISMSGDGGLAMLLGELLTVRRHDLDVKTIVFNNSSLGMVKLEMLVAGDPDWQTDHAPVDYAAIAHGAGIPSVRITDPARVREQLARALATPGPVLVDVVTDANALSMPPEITLDQVRGFAKASARTVMAGGVGAMVDLAKANLRNIPRP; encoded by the coding sequence ATGGGGGTGTTGCAGTTCCCCAACCCCCCACCCGAGAACACCGTCAGCCGAGGAGGCTCAACCGTGAACGTAGCCGAACAACTCGTCGACACCCTCGCCCGCCAGGGCGTGCGCCGCATCTACGGACTGGTCGGCGACAGCCTGAACCCCGTCGTCGACGCGGTGCGGGTGCACCCCGACATGGAGTGGGTGCACGTGCACCACGAGTCCTCGGCGGCCTTCGCCGCCGGGGCGGAGTCCCTGCTCACCGGGGAGCTGGCGGTGTGCGCCGGCTCCTGCGGCCCCGGTAACCTGCATCTGCTGCAGGGCGTCTACGACGCGCACCGCAACGGGGCGAAGCTGCTGGTCATCGCCTCGCACATCCCCTCCGGGGAAATCGGCTCCACCTTCTTCCAGGAGACCCACCCGCAGCAGCTCTTCGCGGAGTGCTCCGGCTACTGCGAAATGGTCAACTCCGCCGCCCAGGGCGCCCGGGTGCTGCACCACGCCATCCAGTCCACCATGGCCGGGGAGGGCGCCTCGGTGCTGGTGCTGCCCGGCGACATCGCCGAGGACAAGGCCGTGGACGCCCCGGATCTGGCCTCCGCGATCGCCCCGGCCCGGCCCGCGGTGATCCCGGACGAGGCGGCGGTGGCCGATCTCGCCGCGGCGATCAACGACGCCCGCACGGTGACCATCTTCGCCGGCGCCGGCTGCGCCGACGCGCACCCCGAGCTGATGGAGCTCGCCGGCAAACTGCAGGCCCCGGTGGGCCACTCCCTCGGCGGCAAGGAGTCCGTGCAGTACGACAACCCCTATGACGTCGGCATGTCCGGGCTGCTGGGCTACGGCGGCTGCCAGCAGGCGATGGAGGAGGCCGATCTGCTGCTGCTGATCGGCACCGACTTCCCCTACTCCTCCTTCCTGCCCACCGGCAACGTCGCCCAGATCGACGCCCGGGCCGCGCACCTGGGCCGGCGCACCACGGTCGCGCACCCGGTGGCCGGGGATGCCGCGGAGACCATCCGCCGGCTGCTGCCGCTGGTCGAGCCCAAGGACCCGGCCTTCCTGCACAAGCAGCTCAAGCACCACGCCCGGGAGCTGGAGAAGGTCATCGAGGCCTACACCTCCGGGGTGGAGAAGCACACCCCGATCCACCCCGAGTACGTCGCCCGGATCCTCGACGAGCTCGCCGACCGGGACGCCATCTTCACCGTGGACACCGGGATGAACAACGTGTGGGCGGCCCGGTACCTCACCCCCAACGGGCGGCGCCGGGTGCTCGGCTCCTGGCGGCACGGCACCATGGCCAATGCGCTGCCGCACGCCATCGGCGCGGCCAGCGCCACCGAGGGCCGGCAGGTGATCTCCATGTCCGGCGACGGCGGGCTGGCCATGCTGCTCGGCGAGCTGCTCACCGTGCGCCGCCATGACCTGGACGTGAAGACCATCGTGTTCAACAACTCCTCGCTGGGCATGGTGAAGCTGGAGATGCTCGTCGCCGGGGACCCGGACTGGCAGACCGACCACGCCCCGGTGGACTACGCCGCGATCGCCCACGGCGCCGGGATCCCCTCGGTGCGGATCACCGACCCGGCGCGGGTGCGCGAGCAGCTCGCCCGGGCCCTGGCCACCCCCGGCCCGGTGCTGGTGGACGTGGTCACCGACGCCAATGCGCTGTCCATGCCCCCGGAGATCACCCTGGACCAGGTGCGCGGCTTCGCCAAGGCCTCCGCGCGCACCGTGATGGCCGGCGGGGTCGGCGCCATGGTGGACCTGGCCAAGGCCAACCTGCGCAACATCCCCCGGCCCTAG
- a CDS encoding HIT family protein, protein MSTVFTRIIDGELPGRFVYRDDEVVAFLTIEPVAYGHVLVVPVEEVDRWTDAAPALWARLNEVAQMVGRAVIEAFGSPRAGYLIAGFEVPHAHIHVFPAADMSGYSLDAVIRDPDPAEMDAAAERLRAALGTDAAGRPA, encoded by the coding sequence ATGTCCACCGTATTCACCAGGATCATCGACGGCGAACTGCCGGGCCGCTTCGTCTACCGGGACGACGAGGTGGTCGCCTTCCTCACCATCGAGCCGGTCGCCTACGGCCATGTGCTGGTGGTGCCGGTCGAGGAGGTCGACCGCTGGACCGACGCCGCCCCGGCGCTGTGGGCCCGGCTCAACGAGGTGGCGCAGATGGTCGGCCGCGCCGTGATCGAGGCCTTCGGCAGCCCCCGGGCCGGCTACCTCATCGCCGGGTTCGAGGTGCCGCACGCCCATATCCACGTCTTCCCCGCCGCCGACATGTCCGGCTACTCCCTGGACGCGGTGATCCGGGATCCGGATCCGGCGGAGATGGACGCCGCCGCGGAGCGGCTGCGCGCCGCCCTGGGCACCGACGCGGCGGGCCGACCCGCCTAG
- a CDS encoding bifunctional DNA primase/polymerase, whose protein sequence is MTTPVTTPAAAAAEAWATAQVLLGMGLAVVLTDRAAPPARAKVPLDARPAPAGPSGWHAHTTRPDELRAWLHEAVRRGIRPGLGVVPGPGRLVVVDVDTVEARAKLDAMGTAAGEVLPATVETPGARDPRTGGWRHRGGCHAWVRLPEDCAVDDLPGTVEVAPGVDVKCHSGWAACPPHERAEGPYRWSTGHPPAEVMPAPRWLLEALDRVREARRRPRRAVVGRARPPAAPATPVTPARPGFDPRVRAWAEATPWAAILAECGWTESGTDACGCPVFRRPGGASSRSGVGHEPGCGGIYGDWDSPPLAVWSTDPGDPVVGLLEDAQAERGRGRVLTRVEAAAAAWAGGDAAAYRRRAGIAGRGGVATAPAGGGGGFGVAGGAPASPPPAPAPQAAPAPQAAPGPAPATPPPPPPPAPAPAPPAAPPPPPAAAAPAPAPAPAPVAPRVVVQAGLRGWADVTPPPVLVGGPPLPRPVVVRLQAGQLPRLEVPEADPADADGPLLLGGRDAGDRATRAVVAAQAALRLAGGGVEPAGEAAWWVAVAALRAAGCDPWAGREERQRRARAGGWLAAAGAAVAVAAAAAGRPCPPPPARAAA, encoded by the coding sequence ATGACTACCCCCGTTACCACCCCCGCCGCCGCGGCCGCCGAGGCGTGGGCGACCGCCCAGGTGCTTCTCGGCATGGGCTTGGCCGTGGTGCTCACTGACCGCGCCGCGCCGCCGGCCAGGGCGAAAGTCCCCTTGGACGCGCGCCCGGCCCCCGCCGGCCCGTCCGGCTGGCACGCACATACCACCCGCCCGGACGAGCTGCGCGCATGGCTGCATGAGGCGGTGCGCCGCGGTATTCGCCCCGGCCTGGGGGTCGTCCCCGGCCCCGGCCGATTGGTGGTGGTGGACGTGGATACCGTCGAGGCGCGGGCCAAGCTCGATGCGATGGGCACCGCCGCCGGTGAGGTGCTGCCGGCCACGGTGGAGACGCCGGGCGCGCGCGACCCTCGCACCGGGGGGTGGCGGCACCGGGGAGGGTGCCACGCGTGGGTGAGGCTTCCCGAGGACTGCGCCGTGGACGACCTGCCGGGGACGGTGGAGGTCGCCCCCGGCGTGGACGTGAAGTGCCATAGCGGCTGGGCGGCGTGCCCGCCCCACGAGCGGGCGGAGGGCCCCTACCGCTGGTCCACCGGTCACCCGCCCGCCGAGGTCATGCCCGCCCCTCGGTGGCTGCTGGAGGCCCTGGACCGGGTGCGGGAGGCCCGGCGGCGGCCCCGCCGGGCGGTGGTGGGGCGGGCCCGGCCGCCGGCCGCGCCGGCCACCCCGGTCACCCCGGCCAGGCCGGGGTTCGACCCCCGCGTCCGCGCGTGGGCGGAGGCGACCCCCTGGGCCGCGATCCTGGCCGAGTGCGGGTGGACGGAGAGCGGCACGGACGCCTGCGGCTGCCCGGTTTTCCGCCGGCCGGGCGGCGCGTCGTCGCGGTCGGGGGTGGGCCATGAGCCGGGGTGCGGGGGAATCTATGGCGACTGGGATTCCCCGCCGCTGGCCGTCTGGAGCACGGACCCCGGCGACCCGGTGGTGGGGCTGCTGGAGGATGCGCAGGCGGAGCGGGGGCGGGGGCGGGTGCTGACCCGCGTCGAGGCGGCGGCCGCGGCGTGGGCCGGTGGTGATGCCGCCGCCTACCGGCGGCGGGCGGGTATCGCCGGGCGGGGCGGGGTGGCCACCGCCCCGGCCGGTGGTGGTGGTGGCTTCGGGGTCGCCGGGGGCGCCCCGGCGTCGCCGCCGCCCGCCCCTGCACCGCAGGCCGCCCCTGCACCGCAGGCCGCCCCTGGACCCGCGCCGGCCACGCCCCCGCCCCCGCCGCCGCCTGCACCTGCCCCTGCACCGCCGGCCGCGCCACCGCCCCCGCCGGCCGCCGCTGCACCTGCACCTGCACCTGCACCTGCCCCGGTCGCGCCGCGTGTGGTGGTGCAGGCGGGGCTGCGCGGGTGGGCGGACGTGACCCCGCCGCCGGTGCTGGTGGGTGGGCCGCCCCTGCCGCGGCCGGTGGTGGTGCGCCTCCAGGCGGGGCAGCTGCCCCGCCTGGAGGTGCCGGAGGCGGACCCGGCGGACGCGGACGGGCCGCTGCTGCTGGGGGGACGGGACGCGGGGGACCGGGCGACGCGGGCCGTCGTCGCCGCGCAGGCGGCGTTGCGGCTGGCCGGTGGGGGCGTGGAGCCGGCGGGGGAGGCGGCGTGGTGGGTGGCGGTGGCGGCGCTGCGGGCCGCCGGCTGCGACCCCTGGGCCGGGCGGGAGGAGCGGCAGCGCCGGGCACGGGCGGGCGGCTGGTTGGCGGCTGCGGGGGCTGCGGTGGCGGTGGCCGCCGCCGCGGCGGGGCGGCCGTGCCCCCCGCCGCCGGCCAGGGCGGCGGCGTGA
- a CDS encoding low molecular weight phosphatase family protein → MPRILFVGVANMSASRIAEGLLRLADPRARVGSAGVSVAPGARGMDEDARRALAEIGARCDGDPRQLTASLADRHDEVIVLGDVDVGRHIAPDCAIRRWVLEDPAGRGVTGLARHRLLRAMLGERIRAELVTGATRPD, encoded by the coding sequence GTGCCCAGGATCCTGTTCGTCGGCGTCGCCAACATGAGCGCCTCCCGCATCGCGGAGGGGCTGCTGCGGCTCGCCGATCCCCGGGCCCGGGTGGGCTCGGCGGGGGTCTCGGTGGCCCCCGGCGCCCGCGGCATGGACGAGGACGCCCGCCGCGCCCTGGCCGAGATCGGCGCCCGCTGCGACGGCGATCCCCGGCAGCTCACCGCCAGCCTGGCGGACCGGCATGACGAGGTGATCGTGCTCGGCGACGTCGACGTGGGCCGGCATATCGCCCCGGACTGCGCGATCCGGCGCTGGGTGCTCGAGGACCCGGCCGGCCGCGGGGTCACCGGCCTGGCCCGGCACCGGCTGCTGCGGGCCATGCTGGGGGAGCGGATCCGGGCGGAACTGGTCACCGGGGCGACCCGGCCGGACTAG
- a CDS encoding PaaI family thioesterase encodes MSLIRTLVRRTGGITPPRLRRMLNLWPPLLASGIRITHIAEDWSAGRLELRMTPLNANMHGAAFGGTLFSMTDVLFGTLMMQRLGAEEFEAWTRTGSFEFIRPGRDGAAMTVEIPEEMVERILADLEGGYSTVVQCTSVIRNVDGTLVGIGQQDLYVRRRGGVKPPPNPNLLGRVRGENLSSAARTLARMGLREHPERLVEHERVARRCISPEARAVAWLQGVPGEDADFRAAGLPEDVMAALREERPGPAAALLLEEVAAARASLAEE; translated from the coding sequence ATGTCGCTCATCCGCACCCTCGTCCGCCGCACCGGCGGGATCACCCCGCCCCGGCTGCGCCGGATGCTCAACCTGTGGCCGCCGCTGCTCGCCTCCGGGATCCGGATCACCCATATCGCCGAGGACTGGTCCGCCGGCCGCCTGGAGCTGCGGATGACCCCGCTCAACGCGAACATGCACGGCGCCGCCTTCGGCGGCACCCTGTTCTCGATGACCGACGTGCTCTTCGGCACCCTGATGATGCAGCGCCTCGGCGCCGAGGAGTTCGAGGCCTGGACCCGCACCGGCTCCTTCGAGTTCATCCGGCCCGGCCGCGACGGCGCCGCGATGACCGTGGAGATCCCCGAGGAGATGGTGGAGCGGATCCTCGCCGACCTGGAGGGCGGCTACTCCACGGTGGTGCAGTGCACCTCCGTCATCCGCAACGTGGACGGCACCCTGGTCGGCATCGGCCAGCAGGACCTGTACGTGCGCCGCCGCGGCGGGGTCAAGCCCCCGCCGAACCCGAACCTGCTCGGCCGGGTGCGCGGGGAGAACCTGTCCTCGGCGGCGCGCACCCTGGCCCGGATGGGCCTGCGCGAGCACCCGGAGCGCCTGGTGGAGCATGAGCGGGTGGCCCGGCGGTGCATCTCCCCGGAGGCCCGGGCGGTGGCCTGGCTGCAGGGGGTGCCCGGCGAGGACGCCGATTTCCGGGCCGCCGGCCTGCCGGAGGACGTGATGGCCGCGCTGCGCGAGGAGCGCCCCGGCCCGGCGGCGGCGTTGCTGCTCGAGGAGGTCGCCGCGGCCCGGGCCTCCCTCGCCGAGGAGTAG
- a CDS encoding recombinase family protein, with the protein MVGYARVSTGHQDHESQLAALAAAGVGEVVTETASGAAEAARPVRDALLAELRPGDVLTVWRLDRLGRSMADTVRVVDDLARRGVHLRSLTEHIDTGTAAGRMVTALLAGLAEMEREAIASRTAAGLAAARRRGARLGRPPALDRAGHQAVADLTHAGRTAGEIASALGVSRSTVTRARRALRERGDLAA; encoded by the coding sequence GTGGTGGGCTACGCGCGGGTGTCCACCGGCCACCAGGACCACGAATCCCAGCTCGCCGCCCTCGCCGCGGCGGGGGTGGGTGAGGTCGTCACGGAGACCGCCAGCGGCGCCGCCGAGGCAGCGCGTCCCGTCCGGGACGCGCTGCTGGCCGAGCTGCGCCCCGGCGACGTGTTGACGGTGTGGCGGCTCGACAGGCTGGGGCGGTCCATGGCCGACACGGTGCGGGTGGTCGATGATCTCGCCCGACGCGGGGTCCACCTGCGGTCGCTGACCGAGCACATAGACACCGGGACGGCGGCCGGCCGCATGGTGACCGCCTTGCTGGCCGGGCTCGCCGAAATGGAGCGCGAGGCGATCGCCTCGCGCACGGCCGCCGGACTGGCCGCCGCCCGCCGGCGCGGCGCGCGGCTGGGGCGGCCCCCGGCCCTGGACCGCGCCGGCCACCAGGCGGTCGCGGACCTCACCCACGCCGGCCGCACCGCCGGCGAGATCGCGTCGGCGCTGGGGGTCTCCCGGTCCACGGTCACGCGGGCCCGGCGGGCCCTCCGCGAGCGCGGTGACCTCGCCGCGTAG
- the purD gene encoding phosphoribosylamine--glycine ligase — protein sequence MRILVIGSGAREHALLHAMSRGEAGHELHVAPGNVGMAALAERHEVVADDPAAVTALARSIDAGLVVIGPEVPLVAGVADALRGAGIAVFGPDAAAARIEGSKAFAKEVMAAAGVRTAHAESIAPGAGEAELAAAVDRFGPTWVVKDDGLAAGKGVVVTDDRAAALDHARAVLAAGNPVLLESFLDGPEVSLFCLVDGTEVVPLLPAQDHKRVGEGDTGPNTGGMGAYCPLDWLPADAVDRIVAEVCEPVAAELARRGTPYSGLLYAGLAWGAEGPAVVEFNCRFGDPETQAVLALLESDLAEALHATATGRLAGLAPLRWREGHALTVVLAAAGYPESPRTGDPIAGAEPGREAEGVLHAGTARDGAGRVVSAGGRVLNVVGVGADLAEARERAYATLAGIDLPGGHYRRDIALPAVEGRIRIPG from the coding sequence ATGCGCATCCTCGTCATCGGATCCGGTGCCCGCGAGCACGCCCTGCTTCACGCCATGAGCCGGGGGGAGGCCGGCCACGAGCTGCACGTCGCCCCCGGCAACGTCGGCATGGCGGCCCTGGCCGAGCGGCACGAGGTGGTCGCCGACGACCCGGCGGCGGTCACCGCCCTGGCCCGGTCCATCGACGCCGGGCTGGTCGTGATCGGCCCGGAGGTGCCGCTGGTCGCCGGGGTCGCCGACGCGCTGCGCGGCGCCGGGATCGCCGTCTTCGGCCCGGATGCGGCGGCCGCCCGGATCGAGGGCTCCAAGGCCTTCGCCAAGGAGGTGATGGCCGCCGCGGGGGTGCGCACCGCGCACGCCGAGTCGATCGCCCCCGGCGCCGGGGAGGCCGAGCTGGCCGCCGCGGTGGACCGCTTCGGGCCCACCTGGGTGGTCAAGGACGACGGGCTGGCCGCCGGCAAGGGGGTGGTGGTCACCGACGACCGGGCCGCCGCCCTCGACCACGCCCGGGCGGTGCTCGCCGCGGGCAACCCGGTGCTGCTGGAGTCCTTCCTGGACGGCCCCGAGGTCTCCCTGTTCTGCCTGGTCGACGGCACCGAGGTGGTGCCGCTGCTGCCCGCCCAGGACCATAAGCGGGTCGGCGAGGGCGACACCGGGCCGAACACCGGCGGGATGGGCGCCTACTGCCCCCTGGACTGGCTGCCCGCCGACGCGGTGGACCGGATCGTCGCCGAGGTGTGCGAACCGGTGGCCGCGGAACTGGCCCGCCGCGGCACCCCCTACTCCGGGCTGCTCTACGCCGGCCTGGCCTGGGGCGCGGAGGGCCCGGCGGTGGTGGAGTTCAACTGCCGCTTCGGCGATCCGGAGACCCAGGCGGTGCTCGCCCTGCTGGAGTCCGATCTCGCCGAGGCGCTGCACGCCACCGCCACCGGCCGGCTCGCCGGGCTGGCCCCGCTGCGCTGGCGGGAGGGCCACGCCCTCACCGTGGTGCTCGCCGCCGCCGGCTACCCCGAGTCGCCCCGGACGGGCGATCCGATCGCCGGCGCCGAACCGGGCCGGGAGGCCGAGGGGGTGCTGCACGCCGGCACCGCCCGCGACGGCGCGGGCCGGGTGGTCTCCGCCGGCGGCCGGGTGCTCAACGTGGTCGGCGTCGGCGCGGACCTCGCCGAGGCCCGGGAGCGCGCCTACGCCACCCTCGCCGGCATCGACCTGCCCGGCGGGCACTACCGCCGGGACATTGCGCTGCCCGCCGTCGAGGGCCGGATCCGGATCCCCGGCTGA
- a CDS encoding alpha/beta fold hydrolase has translation MAEQPTPLATRVTRRGIFEDDWRARVTPARPWPVVLLHGTGHSKGLWADLGGELRADGWAVFAPDYGFRATNPLRESLDQLAPYLEAVLAATGGERVILCGHSQGGLLATLLSFGMPERVRHVVCLAAPNHGTRLGGRAAGLLKVPGAEQVLRNLVVGVWGPSALDQIAGSELTDAVAARDVTAPGVTYTCIATRTDQLISPPSSCFLDDGGAGVVQNIMVQDVHPRAVVLHEEIAGDRRVRRMVRDALDAVAAAG, from the coding sequence GTGGCCGAGCAGCCGACGCCGCTGGCCACCCGGGTCACCCGCCGGGGCATCTTCGAGGACGACTGGCGGGCCCGGGTCACCCCGGCGCGGCCCTGGCCGGTGGTGCTGCTGCACGGCACCGGCCACTCCAAGGGGCTGTGGGCGGATCTCGGCGGGGAGCTGCGCGCCGACGGCTGGGCGGTGTTCGCCCCCGACTACGGCTTCCGGGCCACCAACCCGCTGCGCGAGTCCCTGGACCAGCTGGCGCCGTACCTGGAGGCGGTGCTGGCCGCCACCGGGGGCGAGCGGGTGATCCTCTGCGGGCACTCCCAGGGCGGGCTGCTGGCCACCCTGCTGAGCTTCGGGATGCCGGAGCGGGTGCGGCACGTGGTGTGCCTGGCGGCGCCGAACCACGGCACCCGGTTGGGCGGGCGGGCCGCCGGGCTGCTCAAGGTGCCCGGGGCGGAGCAGGTGCTGCGGAACCTGGTGGTGGGGGTGTGGGGGCCCTCCGCCCTGGACCAGATCGCCGGCAGCGAGCTCACCGACGCCGTCGCCGCCCGGGACGTCACCGCCCCGGGGGTGACCTACACCTGCATCGCCACCCGCACCGATCAGCTGATCTCCCCGCCGAGCTCCTGCTTCCTCGACGACGGCGGCGCCGGGGTGGTGCAGAACATCATGGTGCAGGACGTGCACCCCCGGGCGGTGGTGCTGCACGAGGAGATCGCCGGGGACCGGCGGGTGCGCCGGATGGTGCGCGACGCCCTGGACGCGGTCGCCGCGGCCGGCTGA